Proteins from a genomic interval of Desulfovibrio piger:
- a CDS encoding MFS transporter, with protein MPKKVFAPGNRWLVAYLAFLSAFAPLSTDMYLPALPHMTQALQTTDALSSLSISCFLLLFGASMLFWGPLSDKYGRKPVLYTGALLYVVSSLFLALAQSIWPLLFWRAVQAIGSGGISAMALAIVKDVLRGRAMEKVITWIQTITILAPMLAPVIGGALLAVTDWRGIFACLLLCGLLAGAGTLLLRETMTHPVQGNAFRTLGRLLVVLRHRGFRCLLLLFSATSMPFMAYLALSSYIFQGLFGLSPQAYSLFFAFNAGMSMLGPLAHERFFRTAPRRLFFSAYLGIVVVAGLGLLLVGDRGPFIFALLCAPISFCGSALRPPATVLMLNQMRSDTGSLTALINSGGLLFGSLSMLLCALPVWPGPVAAQALMAILVGLACLLGWLWLDSHKVYEG; from the coding sequence ATGCCCAAAAAAGTTTTTGCCCCCGGCAACCGCTGGCTGGTTGCCTATCTTGCCTTCCTGAGCGCCTTCGCGCCCCTTTCCACCGACATGTACCTGCCGGCCCTGCCGCACATGACGCAGGCCCTGCAGACCACGGACGCCCTCTCCAGCCTGAGCATCTCCTGCTTTTTGCTGCTCTTCGGGGCCTCCATGCTCTTCTGGGGCCCGCTCAGCGACAAATACGGCCGCAAGCCCGTGCTTTACACGGGCGCCCTGCTCTATGTGGTCTCCAGCCTGTTCCTGGCCCTGGCCCAGTCCATCTGGCCCCTGCTGTTCTGGCGCGCCGTGCAGGCCATCGGCAGCGGCGGCATCAGCGCCATGGCCCTGGCCATCGTCAAGGACGTGCTGCGCGGCCGGGCCATGGAAAAAGTCATCACCTGGATCCAGACCATCACCATCCTGGCGCCCATGCTGGCCCCGGTCATCGGCGGGGCCCTGCTGGCCGTCACCGACTGGCGCGGCATCTTCGCCTGCCTGCTGCTCTGCGGCCTGCTGGCCGGTGCCGGGACACTGCTGCTGCGCGAGACCATGACACACCCGGTGCAGGGCAATGCCTTCCGCACGCTGGGCCGTCTGCTGGTGGTGCTGCGCCACCGGGGATTCCGCTGCCTGCTGCTGCTTTTTTCCGCCACCAGCATGCCCTTCATGGCCTATCTGGCCCTTTCCTCCTATATCTTCCAGGGCCTGTTCGGGCTCTCGCCCCAGGCCTACAGCCTGTTCTTCGCCTTCAATGCGGGCATGAGCATGCTGGGCCCGCTGGCGCATGAGCGTTTTTTCCGCACCGCGCCCCGGCGCCTCTTCTTCTCGGCCTATCTGGGCATCGTCGTGGTGGCCGGGCTGGGCCTGCTGCTGGTGGGGGATCGGGGCCCCTTCATCTTCGCCCTGCTCTGCGCGCCCATCAGTTTTTGCGGCAGCGCCCTGCGCCCCCCGGCCACGGTGCTCATGCTCAACCAGATGCGCAGCGATACCGGCAGCCTGACGGCCCTCATCAACAGCGGCGGCCTGCTGTTCGGCAGCCTGTCCATGCTGCTCTGCGCCCTGCCCGTCTGGCCCGGCCCCGTGGCGGCCCAGGCCCTCATGGCCATTCTGGTGGGTCTGGCCTGCCTGCTGGGCTGGCTGTGGCTGGACAGCCACAAGGTCTACGAAGGCTGA